In Pseudoliparis swirei isolate HS2019 ecotype Mariana Trench chromosome 2, NWPU_hadal_v1, whole genome shotgun sequence, the following are encoded in one genomic region:
- the pcdh8 gene encoding protocadherin-8, translated as MRRGECVSGNVSVVAKRELNRKGKAIDLLVDISSNPQLGGYSYELWAVTERMRAAEMSVLCRVAGLRDGLHFVTPQGFCKMTELWLCMVLSLCVYSAQSTTTRYFTYEEDALGTEIGNLSQDLKIDPADDPDTSFRFMQENNSSAIDMRESDGLLRVAQLIDREQLCPRSPRCFIAFDVVAFSKEKFQLIHVEIEVKDINDHSPHFPRNETHLEIVENVPLDSRFPLQIALDQDVGDYYIQSYTMSASSHFAVEVRHRDDGVKFAELVLVKELDREVEDCFTIRVTATDGGEPAKSGSMVVHISVLDFNDNSPTFEHSSLKVELNEDCPVGHRVLKVRAFDPDHGVNGEVTYAFADGLSAEASRLFHVDPFSGDVTLKALVDFEKKRSYELNIIASDLGTHSVPSSCKLVIDILDVNDNAPQINIKPMTSSTDGVAYITEAAAEESFVALISTSDRDSGSNGYVRVSLIGHEHFTLQQAYGDSFMIITSTTLDREKIPEYNLTVIAEDLGSPPFKTVRQYSICVTDENDNPPLFSKSLFEVSVLENNIPGSYVTTVVARDPDVGKNANVSYKLIDSEVTGGALMSTYVSVDSLSGSLYTLRSFDYEALQQIELVIQAEDRGSPSLSSTSTIRIKVVDLNDNYPYFTFPVLVNDSADIPLPSNAPAGYLALRVSAEDEDEGVNGELCYQIVQGDPQLFTMNKDTGEIVLKQWLTSEIGDVLEMKIAVSDNGGYPLGSSATIRFVVSDTQPSEDQVFIVLRSSDDEEGSGLDGSLIVIIMLSGGCALLLIAIMVVVVTCKLSRGGRSRGSKREACHSLFDGRPVPMLGSTEPNTYTAQRGFFHERTSSSLDDSCLYEQRSGDSETKMFLPSKPFQATSVWQGDKYCLQVSGIGNSDQLSVKDSGKGDSDFNDSDSDISGDGGKKNFSTFQPRLKGSSSTAKSLSGDCQSMDCAVPPQSFRGPMDNAYTIGFAPVPVFNNPHGYPHFWKDTHGTNHPNSRSSIQTSSKTGTLPSYFPQQQRKAGVGAAEIHKQSPTIVTVATASEVTTIF; from the exons ATGCGGCGTGGAGAATGTGTCAGCGGCAATGTGAGCGTTGTGGCGAAGAGGGAGCTGAACCGGAAAGGCAAAGCTATTGATTTACTAGTCGATATAAGTTCCAACCCTCAACTGGGTGGTTATAGTTATGAGCTGTGGGCAGTGACAGAAAGAATGAGAGCGGCCGAAATGAGTGTTCTCTGTAGGGTGGCTGGGCTTAGAGATGGG ctgCACTTTGTAACCCCTCAGGGATTTTGCAAGATGACAGAGCTGTGGCTGTGCATGGTGCTCTCTTTATGTGTCTACTCTGCTCAGAGTACAACTACACGGTATTTCACCTATGAAGAGGATGCACTTGGAACGGAGATAGGCAATCTGTCCCAAGATTTAAAGATTGACCCGGCCGATGACCCCGACACATCGTTCCGCTTCATGCAAGAAAACAACTCTTCGGCGATCGACATGAGGGAGAGTGATGGACTCCTGCGCGTGGCACAGCTGATTGACAGGGAGCAGCTCTGCCCCCGGTCTCCGCGCTGCTTCATCGCCTTCGACGTCGTGGCCTTCTCGAAAGAAAAGTTTCAACTCATCCACGTGGAAATCGAGGTGAAAGACATCAACGACCACTCTCCTCATTTCCCGCGCAACGAGACGCACCTGGAGATCGTGGAGAACGTCCCGCTGGACTCGAGATTCCCGCTGCAGATCGCCCTAGACCAGGACGTGGGGGACTACTACATCCAAAGCTACACCATGTCTGCCTCCAGTCATTTTGCCGTGGAAGTGCGACATCGGGATGATGGAGTGAAGTTTGCCGAGCTGGTGCTGGTGAAGGAGCTCgacagggaggtggaggactgCTTCACCATCCGAGTCACCGCCACTGATGGAGGAGAGCCGGCCAAATCCGGGTCCATGGTGGTGCACATCAGCGTGCTGGACTTTAATGACAACAGCCCGACGTTTGAACACAGCTCGCTGAAAGTTGAGCTGAATGAAGACTGCCCGGTGGGCCACCGAGTTCTCAAAGTGCGCGCTTTTGACCCCGACCACGGAGTTAACGGGGAGGTGACGTACGCGTTCGCCGACGGGCTGTCGGCAGAAGCCAGCCGCCTCTTCCACGTCGACCCCTTTTCCGGGGACGTGACTTTGAAGGCTCTTGTTGATTTTGAGAAAAAGAGGTCATATGAGCTGAACATCATCGCCTCGGATTTAGGCACACACTCTGTCCCATCCAGCTGCAAACTCGTGATAGATATCCTGGATGTGAATGACAATGCCCCTCAAATCAACATCAAACCGATGACTTCCAGCACTGATGGAGTCGCTTACATCACAGAAGCTGCAGCCGAGGAGAGCTTCGTGGCTCTTATCAGCACCTCGGACAGAGACTCTGGCTCCAACGGGTACGTGCGCGTCAGCCTGATCGGGCACGAGCATTTCACCCTACAGCAGGCATATGGGGATTCCTTCATGATTATCACCAGCACCACTTTGGACAGAGAGAAGATCCCGGAGTATAACTTGACTGTGATTGCAGAGGACCTGGGAAGCCCTCCCTTTAAAACGGTCAGACAGTACTCCATTTGTGTGACAGATGAGAATGACAACCCCCCTCTCTTCAGTAAGTCACTTTTTGAAGTTTCAGTCCTGGAAAATAACATCCCAGGTTCATATGTAACCACTGTTGTTGCTCGAGATCCTGACGTGGGAAAGAATGCCAACGTTTCCTACAAACTCATAGATTCAGAGGTGACGGGAGGAGCTCTAATGTCCACTTATGTTTCTGTGGATTCACTCTCAGGTTCTTTGTACACGTTGAGGTCTTTTGATTATGAGGCCCTTCAGCAGATTGAGCTGGTCATCCAAGCTGAAGATAGAGGTTCCCCCTCTCTTTCAAGCACATCCACAATCAGAATTAAAGTTGTGGATCTGAATGACAATTATCCATACTTCACCTTTCCCGTCCTTGTGAACGACTCTGCCGATATCCCTCTGCCTTCGAATGCACCTGCTGGCTATCTCGCCCTTCGCGTCTCAGCCGAAGACGAGGACGAGGGAGTGAATGGCGAACTCTGCTACCAAATTGTACAAGGTGACCCACAGCTCTTTACAATGAACAAAGACACTGGAGAAATTGTTTTGAAACAATGGCTGACATCTGAAATTGGAGACGTGCTGGAAATGAAAATCGCAGTGAGTGACAATGGCGGATACCCGCTCGGTAGCAGTGCCACCATTAGGTTTGTCGTCTCAGACACACAGCCCTCCGAAGACCAAGTCTTCATCGTGTTGCGGTCaagtgatgatgaagaaggcTCCGGTTTGGATGGCTCGCTAATTGTCATTATTATGCTCAGCGGGGGCTGTGCGTTGTTGCTGATTGCAATAATGGTGGTTGTTGTGACATGCAAGCTTAGCCGTGGAGGGAGAAGCCGTGGCTCCAAGAGAGAAGCGTGTCACAGCCTGTTCGACGGGAGGCCCGTTCCCATGCTCGGCTCAACCGAACCAAACACGTACACGGCACAACGAGGCTTCTTCCACGAGAGAACCTCCTCGTCCCTGGATGATTCCTGCCTGTATGAGCAGAGGAGTGGGGACTCAGAGACAAAG ATGTTCCTTCCCTCCAAGCCTTTCCAAGCAACATCTGTGTGGCAAGGTGACAAATACTGCTTGCAAGTGAG TGGCATTGGCAACAGCGACCAGCTGAGCGTAAAGGACAGCGGCAAAGGGGACAGTGACTTTAACGACAGTGACTCTGATATCAGTGGCGACGGAGGCAAAAAGAACTTCAGCACCTTCCAACCAAGACTTAAAG gtTCATCAAGCACAGCTAAGAGCTTGTCTGGGGATTGCCAAAGCATGGACTGTGCAGTACCACCGCAGAGCTTCAGAGGCCCCATGGACAATGCATACACCATCGGATTCGCCCCAGTACCAGTTTTCAACAATCCACATGGCTATCCTCACTTTTGGAAAGACACTCATGGCACAAATCACCCAAATTCGAGGAGCAGCATTCAGACCTCCTCTAAGACCGGCACCCTCCCGTCTTACTTTCCTCAGCAGCAGCGTAAGGCGGGTGTCGGAGCTGCTGAAATCCACAAGCAGAGTCCGACTATTGTTACTGTGGCCACGGCATCAGAAGTTACCACTATCTTTTAA